DNA from Luteolibacter yonseiensis:
CGCCCGCTGGCCGATTTTTTCGGCGATGGTGTGCAGCGCCTCGATCAAGCCGGTTTCGCCGGACGGCTGGACTTTTCCCAGAGTGGTGAAAAACCGCTCCAGGTGGGCCGCCCGGCGGCTGGGCGGGACTTCGAGGTGGAGCTTGTCCGTGCAGATGGAGAGGCCGGCGGCATCCCCTTGGTTGACCAGCAGATAGGCGAGCGATGCGGCGATGCGGCGGGCGTATTGGATTTTCGGCTCTCCACCGCCGGTGAAATTCATGGAGCCGGAGGCATCCACAACGAAGTAGGCGCGGAGATTCGTATCCGCTTCGAATTCCTTGATGTAAAACCGGTCCGAACGGGCGAACGCCTTCCAATCGAGCCTCCGGGTGTCGTCACCGGGGACGTATTTCCTGTACTCCGCGAATTCGACGGATGAGCCCCGATGGGGCGAGCGGTGCTTGCCCGCGACATTTCCCATCATCGGCACACGCGACTCGATGGGCAGCGAGCCGAGGCGCGAGAGCAGGGTGTTGTCGATGAAGGAGTGCACGGGAGAAAGGCTCGGTTATTGATTCTCAGTCCTCCCGCATCTCCTTGATGAG
Protein-coding regions in this window:
- a CDS encoding DUF58 domain-containing protein, with the translated sequence MHSFIDNTLLSRLGSLPIESRVPMMGNVAGKHRSPHRGSSVEFAEYRKYVPGDDTRRLDWKAFARSDRFYIKEFEADTNLRAYFVVDASGSMNFTGGGEPKIQYARRIAASLAYLLVNQGDAAGLSICTDKLHLEVPPSRRAAHLERFFTTLGKVQPSGETGLIEALHTIAEKIGQRAFVVILSDLFADTAALSDALQHLRYRKHDISVFHLMDPLEIGFEFDRPHRFVDLEDGTALVAEPNLIADEYKAALRDFLTAVRAKCHDAAADYQLVTTDTPLEPLLRDFLTARLPKSKH